One window of the Microplitis demolitor isolate Queensland-Clemson2020A chromosome 10, iyMicDemo2.1a, whole genome shotgun sequence genome contains the following:
- the LOC103572941 gene encoding uncharacterized protein LOC103572941 isoform X2 encodes MWLKILRQNLSQLARRARGSATIDQKNGSTKSNKTNNNDGEVNRNDENGDGKNGKKKSGPGGPLLQQAEVSSSQLDFFRMLDEKIENGPDYDESLDGTIKAERISDLLRRWETASITWSSVTDLTSAGETIALTSAPVLGIGSETRYAAIQSAKDREGMRNIIGGRPECAPVFNSNRLDGLEDVNCPPPNMPRHVLESISQSPTQSSKMSSGRSPLLYRSDSLPAESPKLVVAPPHDRRFNQNGEVALYREQYLQQTGIISVQPQLYQNNNILRNNQINLTPTRKRVINAAQVT; translated from the exons ATGTGGTTAAAAATACTACGTCAGAATTTATCACAATTGGCGCGTAGAGCCCGAg gctcCGCGACGATTGATCAGAAAAACGGTAGTACTAAAAGTAATAAGACTAATAACAATGACGGTGAAGTTAATCGGAACGATGAGAATGGAGATGGCAagaatggtaaaaaaaaatccgggccTGGTGGACCGCTTTTGCAACAAGC tgagGTGTCTTCGAGCCAGTTGGATTTTTTCCGGAtgcttgatgaaaaaattgaaaat ggGCCAGATTACGACGAAAGTCTCGATGGAACAATAAAAGCTGAGCGAATATCAGACCTTCTGCGTCGATGGGAGACTGCTAGTATTACGTGGTCAAGTGTGACGGACCTGACATCAGCAGGCGAGACAATCGCCTTGACAAGTGCACCCGTCCTAGGAATTGGCAGTGAGACACGTTACGCGGCAATTCAATCAGCAAAAGATCGTGAGGGAATGCGTAACATAATTGGCGGACGTCCCGAATGTGCACCagtatttaattcaaatcgtCTTGACGGATTAGAAGACGTCAATTGTCCGCCTCCAAATATGCCACGACATGTCCTAGAGTCGATAAGTCAGAGTCCAACTCAGTCGTCAAAGATGTCTTCTGGACGGTCGCCTCTGCTTTACCGGTCGGATTCATTACCGGCTGAGTCACCAAAGCTTGTTGTGGCGCCACCTCACGATCGGAGATTTAATCAAAATGGAGAAGTTGCATTGTATCGTGAACAATATTTACAACAAACGGGAATTATTTCTGTACAACCTCAATTGTatcaaaacaataatattttacgtaATAATCAGATAAATTTGACTCCAACGCGCAAGCGCGTTATAAATGCTGCCCAAGTTACGTGA
- the LOC103572941 gene encoding uncharacterized protein LOC103572941 isoform X1, producing the protein MGCGQSKIGNIYSKNKKNKNNVTKKTNDTRSATIDQKNGSTKSNKTNNNDGEVNRNDENGDGKNGKKKSGPGGPLLQQAEVSSSQLDFFRMLDEKIENGPDYDESLDGTIKAERISDLLRRWETASITWSSVTDLTSAGETIALTSAPVLGIGSETRYAAIQSAKDREGMRNIIGGRPECAPVFNSNRLDGLEDVNCPPPNMPRHVLESISQSPTQSSKMSSGRSPLLYRSDSLPAESPKLVVAPPHDRRFNQNGEVALYREQYLQQTGIISVQPQLYQNNNILRNNQINLTPTRKRVINAAQVT; encoded by the exons ATGGGTTGTGGTCAAAGTAAAATTGGAAACATTTattcaaagaataaaaaaaataaaaataatgtcacGAAAAAAACCAATGATACAc gctcCGCGACGATTGATCAGAAAAACGGTAGTACTAAAAGTAATAAGACTAATAACAATGACGGTGAAGTTAATCGGAACGATGAGAATGGAGATGGCAagaatggtaaaaaaaaatccgggccTGGTGGACCGCTTTTGCAACAAGC tgagGTGTCTTCGAGCCAGTTGGATTTTTTCCGGAtgcttgatgaaaaaattgaaaat ggGCCAGATTACGACGAAAGTCTCGATGGAACAATAAAAGCTGAGCGAATATCAGACCTTCTGCGTCGATGGGAGACTGCTAGTATTACGTGGTCAAGTGTGACGGACCTGACATCAGCAGGCGAGACAATCGCCTTGACAAGTGCACCCGTCCTAGGAATTGGCAGTGAGACACGTTACGCGGCAATTCAATCAGCAAAAGATCGTGAGGGAATGCGTAACATAATTGGCGGACGTCCCGAATGTGCACCagtatttaattcaaatcgtCTTGACGGATTAGAAGACGTCAATTGTCCGCCTCCAAATATGCCACGACATGTCCTAGAGTCGATAAGTCAGAGTCCAACTCAGTCGTCAAAGATGTCTTCTGGACGGTCGCCTCTGCTTTACCGGTCGGATTCATTACCGGCTGAGTCACCAAAGCTTGTTGTGGCGCCACCTCACGATCGGAGATTTAATCAAAATGGAGAAGTTGCATTGTATCGTGAACAATATTTACAACAAACGGGAATTATTTCTGTACAACCTCAATTGTatcaaaacaataatattttacgtaATAATCAGATAAATTTGACTCCAACGCGCAAGCGCGTTATAAATGCTGCCCAAGTTACGTGA